From one Lycium ferocissimum isolate CSIRO_LF1 chromosome 7, AGI_CSIRO_Lferr_CH_V1, whole genome shotgun sequence genomic stretch:
- the LOC132065799 gene encoding uncharacterized protein LOC132065799 isoform X1: MHIEKNICDSLLGTLLEIDGKSKDHVNSRYDLQEMGIRKELQPIEDNDGNVSLAQACFSMKPEQKRLFCTVLKNAKLPKGCASNISHRVQVKEMKISGYKSHDAHFIMHYLLQVAVRKVLPKIVSLTLIRLGNFFRAICSKVISRRDLEKLDSEIVEIICDLERIFHPAFFDIMPHLPIHLVNEIKLGGPTHLRWMYPNERHLCKLKTFVRNRSCAEASIAEGFLAEECLTFCSRYLRDGVKTRFSRYETEDDECAQNLSPIFPKIGHPIGIEKKKDSTFMMDPQLRYEAHRYALFNTGDEQVEKFIEEHKNVMSNHTRSNAWARARNHSREFSSWFEEKVKNVEVPDYLIWLSRMPNVVGKRYTAYFINGYRFHTKSRDAPRKTQNSGVTLAATTDSFASSRDQNPIDGEVIYYGVIQDIIEIDYYGHFSVVLFRCDWFHNEVDEYGLTRVYFNKLCSKDDPFVLASQVHQVFYVADPVEKDVYYARNKVPVDLYDLEKENCPNIGDTFWREPNDDIGPSTRLDDGDVRWSREDVPADVVDIPSNAQHSEDTIMETSEEEDEFDDADWDSMEEND, translated from the exons ACCAATAGAAGATAATGATGGAAATGTAAGTTTGGCTCAAGCTTGTTTCTCCATGAAGCCCGAACAGAAAAGGTTGTTTTGCACCGTCTTGAAAAATGCCAAATTACCAAAAGGGTGTGCTTCTAATATATCACATCGTGTGCAAGTGAAGGAGATGAAAATATCGGGGTACAAGAGTCATGATGCTCATTTTATAATGCATTACCTGCTCCAGGTTGCCGTTAGAAAAGTGCTGCCCAAGATTGTTTCATTAACCTTGATTAGATTGGGCAATTTCTTTAGAGCTATATGTAGTAAGGTTATAAGTAGAAGAGATCTTGAGAAATTGGATTCTGAAATTGTTGAAATAATATGTGACCTGGAAAGGATTTTTCATCCAGCATTTTTTGATATAATGCCACATTTACCTATTCATTTAGTGAATGAAATTAAGCTTGGGGGTCCGACTCATCTTCGCTGGATGTATCCCAATGAGAGGCACCTATGTAAGTTGAAGACGTTCGTTCGTAATCGATCTTGTGCAGAAGCATCAATAGCAGAGGGTTTTTTGGCTGAAGAGTGCTTGACCTTTTGTTCAAGATACCTACGCGATGGTGTGAAGACAAGATTCAGTAGGTACGAGACTGAGGATGATGAATGTGCTCAGAATTTGTCACCTATATTCCCTAAGATAGGTCATCCAATTGGAATTGAGAAGAAAAAGGATTCGACTTTTATGATGGATCCACAGTTACGTTATGAGGCACATCGGTATGCCTTATTCAACACTGGAGATGAACAAGTTGAAAAGTTTATCGA GGAACATAAGAATGTAATGAGTAATCATACTAGATCAAACGCATGGGCAAGAGCAAGGAATCATAGTCGGGAATTCAGCAGTTGGTTTGAAGAGAAAGTTAAAAATGTTGAAGTACCCGATTATCTAATATGGCTATCTAGAATGCCTAATGTGGTGGGCAAGAGATACACTGCATATTTCATTAATGGATACCGATTTCATACAAAAAGTCGGGATGCCCCACGAAAGACTCAAAATAGTGGAGTGACGCTAGCAGCAACAACAGATAGTTTTGCTAGTTCTAGGGACCAAAATCCCATAGATGGAGAGGTTATTTATTATGGAGTTATTCAAGATATCATTGAGATTGATTATTATGGCCATTTTAGTGTTGTACTGTTTAGATGTGATTGGTTTCATAATGAAGTAGATGAATATGGGTTAACTCGAGTATACTTCAATAAGTTATGCAGTAAAGATGATCCTTTTGTGTTGGCATCACAAGTTCATCAAGTTTTTTATGTGGCGGATCCAGTTGAGAAAGATGTTTATTATGCAAGGAATAAAGTCCCTGTTGATTTGTATGATCTAGAGAAAGAGAATTGTCCTAATATAGGAGACACATTTTGGAGGGAGCCTAATGATGACATTGGTCCCTCAACTAGATTAGATGACGGTGACGTTAGATGGTCAAGAGAAGATGTGCCCGCTGATGTCGTTGATATTCCATCTAATGCACAACATTCAGAAGATACAATTATGGAAACATCGGAAGAGGAGGATGAGTTCGATGATGCTGATTGGGATTCCATGGAGGAAAATGATTAG
- the LOC132065799 gene encoding uncharacterized protein LOC132065799 isoform X2: MNQDGSSRKSKRVKNSNFIPPGSVASLLSQRVLNHKHKQNSKYIPEPHVNKSNEKDYKHKQNSNYILAGSEVEQVQQVCPDSTCLAAQTVHEQVLLDSTTPESREAQEQVQQTSQLSSIPALQAVTEQIQQDPHDSTNLQANDQSGEGGPSTQKRKRGGTQMQSVHGRSERKLIVLNELHQPIGPTEAIVKELGSFLGTLARNGTFCPLNVFKWKKLKTHDDMWNYTMEKYDIPKVAKEWALRTIQLAWRKYKNGLKKKHYYRYANDEIRMAKRPKEVSESQFKALLEYWNSDAAQVRYKS, translated from the exons ATGAATCAAGACGGGAGTTCAAGAAAAAGCAAGAGAGTTAAGAACTCAAACTTCATTCCACCTGGATCAGTTGCATCTTTGCTAAGCCAAAGGGTTTTGAATCACAAGCACAAGCAAaactcaaaatacattccaGAACCTCATGTTAATAAGTCAAATGAAAAGGATTACAAGCACAAGCAGAACTCAAACTACATTCTAGCTGGATCTGAAGTGGAACAAGTGCAGCAAGTGTGTCCCGATTCTACTTGTCTTGCAGCACAAACAGTACATGAGCAAGTCTTGTTGGATTCCACCACTCCTGAATCACGAGAAGCACAAGAACAAGTGCAACAAACCTCACAACTTTCCAGCATTCCTGCATTACAAGCAGTTACTGAACAAATCCAACAAGATCCACATGATTCTACTAATCTTCAAGCAAATGACCAATCTGGCGAAGGAG GCCCTTCcactcaaaaaagaaaaagaggtgGAACACAAATGCAAAGTGTACATGGACGGAGTGAGCGCAAACTGATCGTGCTAAATGAGTTGCACCAACCCATTGGTCCTACTGAAGCAATTGTGAAAGAGTTGGGTAGCTTCCTCGGCACATTGGCAAGGAATGGGACCTTCTGTCCTCTGAATGTGTTTaaatggaagaaattgaagaCACATGATGATATGTGGAACTATACCATG GAGAAATATGACATTCCTAAAGTTGCGAAAGAATGGGCTTTGCGAACAATTCAACTTGCTTGGAGAAAGTATAAGAATGGGTTGAAGAAGAAACACTACTATCGCTATGCCAATGACGAAATTCGAATGGCAAAAAGGCCTAAAGAAGTTTCAGAATCTCAATTTAAGGCTCTCCTCGAATATTGGAACTCCGATGCGGCTCAAGTAAGATATAAATCATAg